Proteins encoded in a region of the Oxyura jamaicensis isolate SHBP4307 breed ruddy duck chromosome 17, BPBGC_Ojam_1.0, whole genome shotgun sequence genome:
- the CCDC180 gene encoding coiled-coil domain-containing protein 180 isoform X1 gives MQPVGAVRLVPHGEVYTQIFEDEVQLVRSLDEARKKSRCSIKSKSVSLVRDSETSTEAGSLPCNQQKGAEGVPYQDFTEKPLPCREATTFQKAWKSKDVIAAEEVRALPDFVVPEETRSNILELLSERRQGRHDEAVTLMYHELACIAREIEPMILEPGKLFLTKLMESDRKIEILFTKIELDATVEGFPIEGLEELWTIIQQESLARKKCVRELDETLKKVEWSRTDKITDVLRKYTVMLEEISFFLSADIYRFMNNEAMLINRALLANQRAISKLFFNLMKSEMKRELSLRLKWQDRVKNWKLTQKNYIVQSFREFMVNEEIQNPPAVKTEMEIMINGQILLNEKRLEILQHLVYDRRDDLLPPACTQDEVNEWYKSLVNLNKSMDAHNRQCMLQIRTQYEAVQQKCLAEVQLYKNKLLNLNVCTQTEAEETVNSDLLQWTEKLQSQFEEELKNMDRDFEELAKQNEQNCRDLYSYFQQASSLWDVHQFRLSKQEGELQKKLDECRQKQNKLIQMTENNLDIILDKMRTAGSEKKLKKCLENALSSLDDIRARYETFNKVLVDKVTSYPEAILQELISYSVSISKYFNVKEVFKQNLEGKIESTFQGQVEVLEAESLVEQQAESIVQENEENQKMDSSQRQNEETNTAENEEIFAWETEETEKQEDKENTFQESNETDDIEQGDVLNSSEVEISEIATETFSTSSGNIYTVLGAEEAEETDIPEIYFTKYEEKESLPVYLEHVLIKETIFVELKKRIRRCFFEHLEKWFAESLSNSCATVAAKEEELNSELQQHLLLHQPRQENIETNIYNVRAAELLLHEKRLECHCAGVVEALNKERAEFLKLCGQQNDTIKNLNSRIHDMESVFLGAPVTEKLVSFSNSVHSELLNHLEVIQVSLRSYRNYLEEALGKLRDSNVDFLKACRLFCEGGNFSPEEVESFSKHLQKKSEHIDSFERLIMADMEKMESSCLEQATELVNQAETKFHYLFTNRVFMEKIQRLLTNLRLQIKSEVANSNLQAATLKSYLEKLHQKIDTCAHSTADKEALTSEELYNFTKVLLKELRKRSQYLDCLLVGTRRPYDNELSTPPAAEVTLQGPIAVAIRTECRRDAKILTMMGLDPVKFPLLNPSRMGKSAVDDLAVNVIQNLLDFRIKSSWRKSSDRNQDRNVRSHSLGPANLPTPKNSHLNVSDGGPQKSATYKHAARVPRKSSISKKMPRGSIQKHTRPVLNDKRYQIFGEKPPESDTFKGIIMNILWTGNNNLLCLAEEFYQKEKHQMTMPEDLPETFEHCAEMFRQNLLSYQSQTDGYYNSCLKEFQDQLKLFEEELPYVSWLAVDSLLKEHEQKLSSSADNIRHLFNKQLEDWESVKVMHKNQLCPSLGHPDNLLQLEALCQEELKRQKDQAEAIHLNTEMLRDCATECAQNFVSALAAFTEKLLLELDESITIDDIQVPNSETPREKTSVLIRRKEAGLPLEICKVEQLIERGSRTWPGIPTTTLTDNSDYIICKETASVTAAKTTLGHIAVVEARDAVYKKYICKLEQHFAQIKKESSSQLVTVQHWENWWKQSIQKIKQFYM, from the exons ATCATGAGCTTGCTTGCATTGCAAGG gAAATAGAACCCATGATTTTGGAGCCTGGAAAATTGTTTTTGACAAAACTGATGGAATCTGATAGAAAAATTGAAATTCTGTTTACAAAGATTGAGCTTGACGCTACTGTGGAAGGCTTCCCAATTGAA GGTTTGGAAGAGCTGTGGACTATCATTCAGCAGGAATCCTTGGCCAGAAAGAAGTGCGTAAGGGAATTGGATGAAACCCTAAAAAAGGTTGAATGGAGTCGAACTGACAAA ATAACAGATGTACTAAGGAAGTACACTGTGATGCTGGAGGAAATTTCCTTCTTCTTATCAGCTGATATTTACAGGTTCATGAACAATGAGGCCATG CTGATTAACAGAGCACTGTTGGCTAACCAGAGAGCAATTTCCAAGCTGTTCTTTAATCTAATGAAATCAGAGATGAAAAGGGAATTATCACTTCGATTGAAATGGCAAGACAGAGTCAAGAACTGGAAGCTTACACAAAAGAACTACATAGTTCAGAGTTTCAG AGAATTTATggtaaatgaagaaatacagaatcccccagctgtgaaaacagaaatggaaattatgATAAATGGACAGATTTTACTTAATGAAAAGAGACTGGAAATTCTGCAGCACCTTGTGTACGACAGAAGAGA TGATTTGTTGCCTCCAGCGTGCACACAAGATGAAGTTAATGAATGGTACAAATCTTTGgtaaatttaaacaaaagtatGG ATGCCCACAATAGGCAGTGTATGTTGCAAATTCGTACCCAGTATGAGGCAGTCCAGCAAAAATGTTTGGCAGAAGTGCAGTTATACAAG aataaACTGTTGAATCTGAATGTTTGCACACAAACGGAGGCTGAAGAAACTGTGAATTCTGACTTACTTCAGTGGACGGAGAAACTACAAAGTCAGTTTGAAGAGGAACTGAAGAATATGGAT agagacTTTGAGGAGCTGGCTAAACAGAATGAGCAGAACTGTAGAGACCTGTACAGCTATTTTCAACAGGCCAGTAGTCTCTGGGATGTCCATCAATTCAGACTGTCCAAGCAGGAAGGTGAACTTCAGAAGAAACTAGATGAATGCagacagaaacagaataaattaatacag ATGACGGAAAATAATCTGGATATAATTCTGGATAAAATGAGAACAGCGGGCtctgaaaaaaagctgaagaaatgtttggaaaatgcCCTTTCTTCTTTGGATGATATTAGAGCTAG GTATGAGACATTCAACAAAGTTCTGGTGGATAAAGTAACCTCCTACCCAGAAGCTATTTTGCAGGAATTGATTTCTTACAGCGTATCtatcagcaaatattttaatgtaaaagaaGTCTTCAAACAG aacttggaaggaaaaatagaatCCACATTTCAAGGTCAAG TTGAGGTTCTGGAAGCTGAAAGTCTGGTGGAGCAACAAGCTGAGAGTATTgtgcaagaaaatgaagaaaatcagaagatgGATAGCTCTCAACgacaaaatgaagaaacaaacacagctgaGAATGAGGAGATCTTTGCGTGGGAAACtgaggaaacagagaaacaagaagATAAGGAGAATACTTTTCAAGAGAGCAATGAAACTGATGATATAGAGCAGGGG GATGTGCTCAACAGCAGTGAGGTGGAAATCTCTGAAATTGCTACTGAGACTTTTTCCACTTCTAGTGGAAACATTTACACAGTTCTTGGAGCTGAAGAGGCGGAAGAGACGGACATCCCAgagatttattttacaaagtatGAGGAAAAAGAATCACTTCCCGTGTACCTGGAACATGTACTTATCAAAGAAACCATATTTGTAGAGCTGAAGAAACG GATTCGCCGCTGCTTTTTTGAACACTTGGAGAAATGGTTTGCAGAGTCCTTATCCAACTCCTGTGCCACTGTAGCTGCCAAGGAGGAGGAGCTGAATTCAGAACTTCAGCAGCATCTTCTCTTGCATCAGCCAAGACAGGAGAATATAGAGACAAATATCTACAATGTTAGAGCTG CTGAACTATTACTTCATGAAAAGCGTCTAGAGTGCCACTGTGCAGGTGTGGTGGAAGCTCTGAACAAGGAGAGAGCTGAATTCCTCAAACTTTGTGGTCAGCAAAATGACACCATCAAAAACTTAAATTCTCGAATCCATGACATGGAATCAGTCTTCCTCGGTGCTCCTGTGACTGAGAA GTTAGTTTCTTTCAGCAACAGTGTGCACTCAGAGCTCCTTAATCATCTGGAAGTCATCCAGGTTTCCCTGAGGAGTTATCGGAACTATTTGGAAGAAGCTTTAGGAAAATTAAGAGATTCAAATGTGGATTTTCTCAAAGCTTGCAG ATTATTTTGTGAAGGAGGTAATTTTTCTCCTGAGGAGGTAGAGTCTTTCAGCAagcatcttcagaaaaaaagtgagcaTATTGACTCATTTGAAAGGTTAATCATGGCTGATATGGAGAAAATGGAATCGAGCTGCTTGGAGCAG gctACTGAACTTGTCAACCAGGCTGAAACGAAGTTCCATTATCTCTTTACGAATCGAGTCTTTATGGAGAAGATCCAGCGGCTTCTGACAAATCTACGGCTGCAAATCAAATCAGAG gTAGCAAATTCCAATTTACAGGCAGCGACATTAAAATCCTACCTGGAGAAACTCCATCAGAAGATAGATACTTGTGCTCACTCTACTGCAGATAAAGAA GCTTTGACTTCCGAAGAGTTGTACAACTTTACCAAAGTACTGTTGAAGGAACTGAGAAAGAGGAGCCAGTATCTTGATTGCCTGCTAGTCGGTACAAGAAGGCCGTATGATAAT GAGCTCTCTacccctcctgcagcagaagtTACATTACAAGGTCCAATTGCTGTTGCTATTCGAACGGAGTGTCGCAGAGATGCGAAAATATTGACGATGATGGGGCTGGATCCTGTCAAGTTTCCTTTGTTAAATCCAAGCAGAATGGGAAAGTCTGCAGTTGATGATTTAGCAGTAAACGTTATCCAAAACTTACTTGA TTTCAGAATTAAGTCCTCCTGGAGAAAATCTTCAGACCGAAATCAGGACAGAAATGTTCGCTCACATTCTTTAGGACCAG caaatCTTCCCACACCGAAGAATTCTCACTTAAATGTATCTGATGGAGGTCCTCAGAAGTCTGCTACTTACAAGCATGCAGCTCGTGTCCCCAGGAAGTCATCTATTAGCAAGAAGATGCCAAGAGGAAG CATCCAGAAACACACAAGACCAGTTCTCAATGATAAGAGATACCAAATATTTGGAGAGAAGCCTCCTGAATCTGA tacttttAAGGGGATTATTATGAATATTCTCTGGACAGGTAATAACAACTTGCTCTGTCTTGCTGAG GAGTTCTACCAAAAAGAGAAGCATCAAATGACAATGCCTGAAGATCTTCCAGAGACATTTGAACACTGTGCGGAAATGTTCAGACAGAATCTATTGTCATACCAAAGTCAGACAGATGGTTACTACAACTCCTGTCTTAAAG AATTTCAGGATCAGTTGAAGTTGTTTGAAGAGGAACTCCCTTATGTCTCTTGGTTGGCGGTTGATAGTCTTTTAAAAGAACACGAGCAGAAGCTCAGCAGTTCTGCTGATAACATTCGGCACCTCTTCAATAAACAGCTAGAAGACTGGGAGAGCGTGAAG GTGATGCACAAGAATCAATTATGTCCCTCACTGGGGCATCCAGACAACTTACTTCAGCTGGAAGCTTTGTGCCAAGAggaattaaaaaggcaaaaagaccAAGCTGAGGCTATTCATCTCAACACAGAGATGCTTAGG GACTGTGCTACTGAGTGTGCTCAGAACTTTGTTTCTGCACTAGCTGCCTTCACAGAAAAGCTGCTTCTGGAATTGGATGAAAGCATCACGATTGATGACATACAAGTGCCAA ACAGTGAAACACCGAGGGAAAAGACATCTGTGTTGATCCGTCGTAAAGAAGCTGGACTTCCTCTAGAAATCTGCAAAGTTGAACAGTTAATTGAACGTGGGAGCAG gacTTGGCCAGGAATACCTACGACCACTCTTACAGACAATTCAGACTATATTATTTGCAAAGAAACTGCATCGGTTACAGCAGCAAAGACTACGCTGGGCCACATAGCAGTAGTGGAAGCAAGAGATGCTGTATATAAG AAATACATATGTAAACTTGAGCAGCACTTTGCCCAGATCAAGAAAGAAAGTTCATCTCAGCTGGTGACAGTTCAGCATTGGGAAAATTGGTGGAAACAGTCCATCCAGAAGATTAAGCAATTCTATATGTGA
- the CCDC180 gene encoding coiled-coil domain-containing protein 180 isoform X2: protein MQPVGAVRLVPHGEVYTQIFEDEVQLVRSLDEARKKSRCSIKSKSVSLVRDSETSTEAGSLPCNQQKGAEGVPYQDFTEKPLPCREATTFQKAWKSKDVIAAEEVRALPDFVVPEETRSNILELLSERRQGRHDEAVTLMYHELACIAREIEPMILEPGKLFLTKLMESDRKIEILFTKIELDATVEGFPIEGLEELWTIIQQESLARKKCVRELDETLKKVEWSRTDKITDVLRKYTVMLEEISFFLSADIYRFMNNEAMLINRALLANQRAISKLFFNLMKSEMKRELSLRLKWQDRVKNWKLTQKNYIVQSFREFMVNEEIQNPPAVKTEMEIMINGQILLNEKRLEILQHLVDLLPPACTQDEVNEWYKSLVNLNKSMDAHNRQCMLQIRTQYEAVQQKCLAEVQLYKNKLLNLNVCTQTEAEETVNSDLLQWTEKLQSQFEEELKNMDRDFEELAKQNEQNCRDLYSYFQQASSLWDVHQFRLSKQEGELQKKLDECRQKQNKLIQMTENNLDIILDKMRTAGSEKKLKKCLENALSSLDDIRARYETFNKVLVDKVTSYPEAILQELISYSVSISKYFNVKEVFKQNLEGKIESTFQGQVEVLEAESLVEQQAESIVQENEENQKMDSSQRQNEETNTAENEEIFAWETEETEKQEDKENTFQESNETDDIEQGDVLNSSEVEISEIATETFSTSSGNIYTVLGAEEAEETDIPEIYFTKYEEKESLPVYLEHVLIKETIFVELKKRIRRCFFEHLEKWFAESLSNSCATVAAKEEELNSELQQHLLLHQPRQENIETNIYNVRAAELLLHEKRLECHCAGVVEALNKERAEFLKLCGQQNDTIKNLNSRIHDMESVFLGAPVTEKLVSFSNSVHSELLNHLEVIQVSLRSYRNYLEEALGKLRDSNVDFLKACRLFCEGGNFSPEEVESFSKHLQKKSEHIDSFERLIMADMEKMESSCLEQATELVNQAETKFHYLFTNRVFMEKIQRLLTNLRLQIKSEVANSNLQAATLKSYLEKLHQKIDTCAHSTADKEALTSEELYNFTKVLLKELRKRSQYLDCLLVGTRRPYDNELSTPPAAEVTLQGPIAVAIRTECRRDAKILTMMGLDPVKFPLLNPSRMGKSAVDDLAVNVIQNLLDFRIKSSWRKSSDRNQDRNVRSHSLGPANLPTPKNSHLNVSDGGPQKSATYKHAARVPRKSSISKKMPRGSIQKHTRPVLNDKRYQIFGEKPPESDTFKGIIMNILWTGNNNLLCLAEEFYQKEKHQMTMPEDLPETFEHCAEMFRQNLLSYQSQTDGYYNSCLKEFQDQLKLFEEELPYVSWLAVDSLLKEHEQKLSSSADNIRHLFNKQLEDWESVKVMHKNQLCPSLGHPDNLLQLEALCQEELKRQKDQAEAIHLNTEMLRDCATECAQNFVSALAAFTEKLLLELDESITIDDIQVPNSETPREKTSVLIRRKEAGLPLEICKVEQLIERGSRTWPGIPTTTLTDNSDYIICKETASVTAAKTTLGHIAVVEARDAVYKKYICKLEQHFAQIKKESSSQLVTVQHWENWWKQSIQKIKQFYM, encoded by the exons ATCATGAGCTTGCTTGCATTGCAAGG gAAATAGAACCCATGATTTTGGAGCCTGGAAAATTGTTTTTGACAAAACTGATGGAATCTGATAGAAAAATTGAAATTCTGTTTACAAAGATTGAGCTTGACGCTACTGTGGAAGGCTTCCCAATTGAA GGTTTGGAAGAGCTGTGGACTATCATTCAGCAGGAATCCTTGGCCAGAAAGAAGTGCGTAAGGGAATTGGATGAAACCCTAAAAAAGGTTGAATGGAGTCGAACTGACAAA ATAACAGATGTACTAAGGAAGTACACTGTGATGCTGGAGGAAATTTCCTTCTTCTTATCAGCTGATATTTACAGGTTCATGAACAATGAGGCCATG CTGATTAACAGAGCACTGTTGGCTAACCAGAGAGCAATTTCCAAGCTGTTCTTTAATCTAATGAAATCAGAGATGAAAAGGGAATTATCACTTCGATTGAAATGGCAAGACAGAGTCAAGAACTGGAAGCTTACACAAAAGAACTACATAGTTCAGAGTTTCAG AGAATTTATggtaaatgaagaaatacagaatcccccagctgtgaaaacagaaatggaaattatgATAAATGGACAGATTTTACTTAATGAAAAGAGACTGGAAATTCTGCAGCACCTTGT TGATTTGTTGCCTCCAGCGTGCACACAAGATGAAGTTAATGAATGGTACAAATCTTTGgtaaatttaaacaaaagtatGG ATGCCCACAATAGGCAGTGTATGTTGCAAATTCGTACCCAGTATGAGGCAGTCCAGCAAAAATGTTTGGCAGAAGTGCAGTTATACAAG aataaACTGTTGAATCTGAATGTTTGCACACAAACGGAGGCTGAAGAAACTGTGAATTCTGACTTACTTCAGTGGACGGAGAAACTACAAAGTCAGTTTGAAGAGGAACTGAAGAATATGGAT agagacTTTGAGGAGCTGGCTAAACAGAATGAGCAGAACTGTAGAGACCTGTACAGCTATTTTCAACAGGCCAGTAGTCTCTGGGATGTCCATCAATTCAGACTGTCCAAGCAGGAAGGTGAACTTCAGAAGAAACTAGATGAATGCagacagaaacagaataaattaatacag ATGACGGAAAATAATCTGGATATAATTCTGGATAAAATGAGAACAGCGGGCtctgaaaaaaagctgaagaaatgtttggaaaatgcCCTTTCTTCTTTGGATGATATTAGAGCTAG GTATGAGACATTCAACAAAGTTCTGGTGGATAAAGTAACCTCCTACCCAGAAGCTATTTTGCAGGAATTGATTTCTTACAGCGTATCtatcagcaaatattttaatgtaaaagaaGTCTTCAAACAG aacttggaaggaaaaatagaatCCACATTTCAAGGTCAAG TTGAGGTTCTGGAAGCTGAAAGTCTGGTGGAGCAACAAGCTGAGAGTATTgtgcaagaaaatgaagaaaatcagaagatgGATAGCTCTCAACgacaaaatgaagaaacaaacacagctgaGAATGAGGAGATCTTTGCGTGGGAAACtgaggaaacagagaaacaagaagATAAGGAGAATACTTTTCAAGAGAGCAATGAAACTGATGATATAGAGCAGGGG GATGTGCTCAACAGCAGTGAGGTGGAAATCTCTGAAATTGCTACTGAGACTTTTTCCACTTCTAGTGGAAACATTTACACAGTTCTTGGAGCTGAAGAGGCGGAAGAGACGGACATCCCAgagatttattttacaaagtatGAGGAAAAAGAATCACTTCCCGTGTACCTGGAACATGTACTTATCAAAGAAACCATATTTGTAGAGCTGAAGAAACG GATTCGCCGCTGCTTTTTTGAACACTTGGAGAAATGGTTTGCAGAGTCCTTATCCAACTCCTGTGCCACTGTAGCTGCCAAGGAGGAGGAGCTGAATTCAGAACTTCAGCAGCATCTTCTCTTGCATCAGCCAAGACAGGAGAATATAGAGACAAATATCTACAATGTTAGAGCTG CTGAACTATTACTTCATGAAAAGCGTCTAGAGTGCCACTGTGCAGGTGTGGTGGAAGCTCTGAACAAGGAGAGAGCTGAATTCCTCAAACTTTGTGGTCAGCAAAATGACACCATCAAAAACTTAAATTCTCGAATCCATGACATGGAATCAGTCTTCCTCGGTGCTCCTGTGACTGAGAA GTTAGTTTCTTTCAGCAACAGTGTGCACTCAGAGCTCCTTAATCATCTGGAAGTCATCCAGGTTTCCCTGAGGAGTTATCGGAACTATTTGGAAGAAGCTTTAGGAAAATTAAGAGATTCAAATGTGGATTTTCTCAAAGCTTGCAG ATTATTTTGTGAAGGAGGTAATTTTTCTCCTGAGGAGGTAGAGTCTTTCAGCAagcatcttcagaaaaaaagtgagcaTATTGACTCATTTGAAAGGTTAATCATGGCTGATATGGAGAAAATGGAATCGAGCTGCTTGGAGCAG gctACTGAACTTGTCAACCAGGCTGAAACGAAGTTCCATTATCTCTTTACGAATCGAGTCTTTATGGAGAAGATCCAGCGGCTTCTGACAAATCTACGGCTGCAAATCAAATCAGAG gTAGCAAATTCCAATTTACAGGCAGCGACATTAAAATCCTACCTGGAGAAACTCCATCAGAAGATAGATACTTGTGCTCACTCTACTGCAGATAAAGAA GCTTTGACTTCCGAAGAGTTGTACAACTTTACCAAAGTACTGTTGAAGGAACTGAGAAAGAGGAGCCAGTATCTTGATTGCCTGCTAGTCGGTACAAGAAGGCCGTATGATAAT GAGCTCTCTacccctcctgcagcagaagtTACATTACAAGGTCCAATTGCTGTTGCTATTCGAACGGAGTGTCGCAGAGATGCGAAAATATTGACGATGATGGGGCTGGATCCTGTCAAGTTTCCTTTGTTAAATCCAAGCAGAATGGGAAAGTCTGCAGTTGATGATTTAGCAGTAAACGTTATCCAAAACTTACTTGA TTTCAGAATTAAGTCCTCCTGGAGAAAATCTTCAGACCGAAATCAGGACAGAAATGTTCGCTCACATTCTTTAGGACCAG caaatCTTCCCACACCGAAGAATTCTCACTTAAATGTATCTGATGGAGGTCCTCAGAAGTCTGCTACTTACAAGCATGCAGCTCGTGTCCCCAGGAAGTCATCTATTAGCAAGAAGATGCCAAGAGGAAG CATCCAGAAACACACAAGACCAGTTCTCAATGATAAGAGATACCAAATATTTGGAGAGAAGCCTCCTGAATCTGA tacttttAAGGGGATTATTATGAATATTCTCTGGACAGGTAATAACAACTTGCTCTGTCTTGCTGAG GAGTTCTACCAAAAAGAGAAGCATCAAATGACAATGCCTGAAGATCTTCCAGAGACATTTGAACACTGTGCGGAAATGTTCAGACAGAATCTATTGTCATACCAAAGTCAGACAGATGGTTACTACAACTCCTGTCTTAAAG AATTTCAGGATCAGTTGAAGTTGTTTGAAGAGGAACTCCCTTATGTCTCTTGGTTGGCGGTTGATAGTCTTTTAAAAGAACACGAGCAGAAGCTCAGCAGTTCTGCTGATAACATTCGGCACCTCTTCAATAAACAGCTAGAAGACTGGGAGAGCGTGAAG GTGATGCACAAGAATCAATTATGTCCCTCACTGGGGCATCCAGACAACTTACTTCAGCTGGAAGCTTTGTGCCAAGAggaattaaaaaggcaaaaagaccAAGCTGAGGCTATTCATCTCAACACAGAGATGCTTAGG GACTGTGCTACTGAGTGTGCTCAGAACTTTGTTTCTGCACTAGCTGCCTTCACAGAAAAGCTGCTTCTGGAATTGGATGAAAGCATCACGATTGATGACATACAAGTGCCAA ACAGTGAAACACCGAGGGAAAAGACATCTGTGTTGATCCGTCGTAAAGAAGCTGGACTTCCTCTAGAAATCTGCAAAGTTGAACAGTTAATTGAACGTGGGAGCAG gacTTGGCCAGGAATACCTACGACCACTCTTACAGACAATTCAGACTATATTATTTGCAAAGAAACTGCATCGGTTACAGCAGCAAAGACTACGCTGGGCCACATAGCAGTAGTGGAAGCAAGAGATGCTGTATATAAG AAATACATATGTAAACTTGAGCAGCACTTTGCCCAGATCAAGAAAGAAAGTTCATCTCAGCTGGTGACAGTTCAGCATTGGGAAAATTGGTGGAAACAGTCCATCCAGAAGATTAAGCAATTCTATATGTGA